From the Kribbella sp. CA-293567 genome, the window CGATCAGCGCGCCGAGCGTGACCAGTGGCAGCGTGTTGGAGATCAGGTGCCCGAACCCGAGATGCAGGAACGGCGAGGTCAGGATGCCGAACAGGCCGTCGGGATCGCGGGCGATGATCCCGTACTGGTCGAGCTCGCCGTTCAGCGCGGTGTCCACGGTCTCGCTCAGCCACATCAGCCCGATCAGCGCGACCAGCAGCTTCAGTCCGCTGCTGATCCTGGCGCCGTCGACGACGCCGCGGGTACGCCGCGCTGGGGTCGGGTAGCTCATGCACCAACTCTGCCCGATCCGGCCAAACCGGGGCGCCTCCGGCGCGCGAGCCGTCGCGCGACACGCCGGAAAGTTGGAGTTGCAGGAACCTGCAACTCCGGTCCGGGGTGTGGGCGTGGCGCTGCGTGATCGGATCGGCTCGGTCACACTGGATGACACGATCGCGATACCCGCGGTAACCGGCGGGCGCGATCGCTTCTGGACCGCCTCACACGACCCAGAATCCGGAGGGGATCTCTCGCGATGCCGATCGCTGTCTACGTCCTGGGCCTGGCCATCTTCGCCCAGGGCACGTCGGAGCTGATGCTGGCCGGTCTGCTGCCGGAGCTCTCGGCCGACCTCGGCGTCTCCATCCCGGCGGCGGGGCTGCTGATCTCGGCGTTCGCGGTCGGCATGCTGGTCGGGGCCCCGGTGCTGGCGGTCGTGACCCTGCGGTGGCCGCGGCGAACAGCCCTGCTGGTCTTCCTGGCCCTGTTCGCGCTGAGCCACGTCGCCGGTGCCCTCACCCCGAACTACGAGGTGCTGCTGGTCACCCGGGTGGTCGGCGCGTTCGTGTACGCCGGGTTCTGGGCGGTCGCCGCCGTCACGGCGGTCGGGCTGGTCCCGGTGACGTCGCGCGCCCGGGCGATGAGCGTGGTCACCGGCGGCCTCACGATCGCGACCATCGTCGGGCTGCCGGCCGGCACGGTGATCGGTCAGCACCTGGGCTGGCGGGCGGCGTTCTGGGCGGTCGGCATCCTGTCGGTCTGCGCGATGGCCGGCGTCCTGGCGACCATCCCGCTCGGCCGGCCCGACCCCGCCCGGACTCCCCGCCTCGGCGCGGAGCTGCGCGCGATGGTCAACCCGCGGCTGTGGCTGTCCTACGCCACCACCGCGTTCGTCACCGCCGCGATCCTGGTCGTCTTCAGCTACCTCGCTCCGCTGCTCACCGAAACGACCGGCCTGCACTCCAGCGCGGTGCCGGCCGTCCTCGCCCTGTACGGCGTGGGCTCGCTGATCGGCATCACCATCGGCGGCCGGTACGCCGACGCGATGCCGTTCCACACCCTGGCGATCGGGATCACCGGACTGTGCGCCCTGTCGGTCGTCCTCGCCGTCTGGGCGACCGTGCCGGTGGTGGCGATCGCGACGATCTTCCTGCTCGGCGGCTTCGGCTTCGCGGTCAACCCGGCGCTCAACGCGCGGGTCTTCAGCCTCGCCGGTGACGCGCCGACCCTGGCCACGGCGGTCAACTTCTCCTCGTTCAACGTCGGGATCACGATCGGTCCGTGGCTGGGCGGCCTGGCCATCACCGGCGGCGCCGGCTACCAGACGCTCGGCTGGATCGCAGTCGCGCTCGGACTCGTCGCCCTCGGCACGGTCGTGCTCGCCGTGCTGCTGCCGCTGCCCACGACGACCGGCCGGCCGTCGCCGGTGGACACCACAGTGATGCCCACCGGCCGCCGGACCGAAGCCACCGGGATCTAGAACCCGGCGGTCAGTTCACCGGCCCTCTCGGGTCGAGGTGGCTCGGGTCGAA encodes:
- a CDS encoding Cmx/CmrA family chloramphenicol efflux MFS transporter; its protein translation is MPIAVYVLGLAIFAQGTSELMLAGLLPELSADLGVSIPAAGLLISAFAVGMLVGAPVLAVVTLRWPRRTALLVFLALFALSHVAGALTPNYEVLLVTRVVGAFVYAGFWAVAAVTAVGLVPVTSRARAMSVVTGGLTIATIVGLPAGTVIGQHLGWRAAFWAVGILSVCAMAGVLATIPLGRPDPARTPRLGAELRAMVNPRLWLSYATTAFVTAAILVVFSYLAPLLTETTGLHSSAVPAVLALYGVGSLIGITIGGRYADAMPFHTLAIGITGLCALSVVLAVWATVPVVAIATIFLLGGFGFAVNPALNARVFSLAGDAPTLATAVNFSSFNVGITIGPWLGGLAITGGAGYQTLGWIAVALGLVALGTVVLAVLLPLPTTTGRPSPVDTTVMPTGRRTEATGI